The genomic DNA ACATGACCAAGGTCTGCACCGTGGTCAGATCGCGCACCGCTACCGCATCCAAGAGCATGGAACCTATACCAGGAATGACAAAGACGGATTCGATCACCACGGCACCCACGACCATCGTCGTCAGCTGCACACCGGCTACCGTTAGCACCGGCAGCGCCGCATTGCGCAGGCCATGACGCTTTAGCGCCTCCCACGGCGATTGACCGAGCGCACGTGCGGTGCGGATAAAATCCTGGTGCAGCACATCCAGCACCGCTGAGCGCACATAGCGCGTCAGCATCGCACCTTGCACCACGGCCAGCGCAATAACCGGCAAGATGAGGTGGCGGATAAACTCGCCCGCGCCCTGGTTCGGCGGTACCCACCCATTGGCCGGCAGCCAGCCCAAATGTACGGCAAAAATAGCCACCAAGATGATGCCGAGGAGGAAGCTCGGCACCGCAATGCCCAGCTGCGTGCCGGCCGAAACCACATCGGCGCCGCGGGTGCGGTTGCGCAACGCCAGCCACATTCCCACCGGGATGGCCCCGGCCAGCGCAAACAGCATCGCTAGGCCGATGAGGATGAGCGTGACTTGGGCGCGGTCAAGCACCAGCGGCGTAATATCCTGCTGCGAGGACAAAGACTGCCCAAAATCGCCGGTAAATAGGCCCCTTATCCATTCCCAATACTGCGTGAGCAGCGGACGATCTAGGCCTAGCTCGGAGCTCAGCTTTCCGACGGCCTCTTCGGTGGCATTGACCCCCAATGCCACCCGCGCCGGGTTTCCCGGCACCGCGCGC from Corynebacterium tuberculostearicum includes the following:
- a CDS encoding ABC transporter permease, producing the protein MSSVRSTGRAIVRPLLRFALTLFAASVIVFALMRAVPGNPARVALGVNATEEAVGKLSSELGLDRPLLTQYWEWIRGLFTGDFGQSLSSQQDITPLVLDRAQVTLILIGLAMLFALAGAIPVGMWLALRNRTRGADVVSAGTQLGIAVPSFLLGIILVAIFAVHLGWLPANGWVPPNQGAGEFIRHLILPVIALAVVQGAMLTRYVRSAVLDVLHQDFIRTARALGQSPWEALKRHGLRNAALPVLTVAGVQLTTMVVGAVVIESVFVIPGIGSMLLDAVAVRDLTTVQTLVMLLVAFALVVNALTDVAYRFIDPRITAGEK